A single window of Alosa alosa isolate M-15738 ecotype Scorff River chromosome 11, AALO_Geno_1.1, whole genome shotgun sequence DNA harbors:
- the LOC125303232 gene encoding uncharacterized protein LOC125303232, whose product MVKRCCYGTCNTDSRYKDRVENVIFVPFPKPAKDIGKCLRWIKLCGRPHQQLNVNKLRNHGTAKHFSVCSKHFVEGKPTQDHPDPLPASPFDRPSSVRRPPKLRKEPQPPRKSATAETMSVIMEHQGPTPHTLDPTPHTLDPAALTQGPTPHTLDPTPHTQDPAALTQDLTPHTQDDDGSGLLDMLALAAENDTLKMQVA is encoded by the exons ATGGTCAAACGGTGTTGTTATGGCACCTGCAACACTGACAGCAGATATAAGGACCGAGTTGAAAACGTCATTTTTGTCCCTTTCCCGAAGCCAGCTAAGGATATTGGAAAATGTTTACGTTGGATAAAGTTATGCGGACGACCACATCAACAGCTGAACGTCAACAAACTAAGAAACCACGGCACAGCTAAACATTTCTCCGTTTGCTCAAAG CACTTTGTTGAAGGCAAACCGACCCAAGACCACCCTGACCCTCTACCAGCATCACCTTTTGATCGTCCATCATCTGTAAGGCGCCCACCAAAGCTGCGAAAAGAGCCACAGCCGCCCAGGAAGAGTGCCACTGCTGAAACCATGAG CGTCATCATGGAGCATCAGGGCCCTACTCCACACACCCTGGACCCTACTCCACACACCCTGGACCCTGCTGCACTCACTCAGGGGCCTACTCCACACACCCTGGACCCTACTCCACACACCCAGGACCCTGCTGCACTCACTCAGGACCTTACTCCACACACCCAGGACGATGATG GATCTGGACTGTTGGACATGCTGGCGTTGGCTGCTGAAAATGATACACTAAAGATGCAGGTGGCCTAA